A window from Physeter macrocephalus isolate SW-GA chromosome 11, ASM283717v5, whole genome shotgun sequence encodes these proteins:
- the MKRN3 gene encoding probable E3 ubiquitin-protein ligase makorin-3, whose product MEEPAAPSEPYEAAGAPGGAEAAGEGAPRPSVPVRPASRWSSAPGPAPFRPSRLRPAQASWGGARPRWLQGRSCGSWTKQVVCRYYLHGLCKEGENCRYSHDLSGRQVASEGHGLLPQASADSGPSTAAHMEPLPQEVAEAPPAASSRSLPLIGSAAERGFFEAKTDSAGLEAAGGAGAEGWEGAVEFVPGQPYRGRMAPSVSEAPLQSSVTEREQIALGMGKQLCRDAIMGQCFRGQNCIYLHGDICDMCGLQVLHPVDGAQRADHVKACIEAHEKNMELSFAVQRSADKVCGICMEVVYEKANLNDCRFGILSSCNHTYCLKCIRRWRSARQFGSRVVKSCPQCRVISTFVIPSEFWVEEEEEKQKLIQQYLEAMSHKTCRYFARGRVCPFGENCFYRHAFPEGQGEEPQRQGAEASSTCRGQRFEPLQVGEGSMPFKSSKKELVMLWLANLLCKCFLLLGASELPFTEARWDLRHCELEEYFNLNLWRYAVACCLVC is encoded by the coding sequence ATGGAAGAGCCTGCAGCTCCCTCAGAACCCTACGAGGCAGCTGGGGCCCCTGGGGGTGCCGAGGCAGCGGGGGAGGGCGCCCCCCGGCCCAGCGTCCCGGTGCGCCCAGCCTCTCGGTGGTCTTCGGCTCCAGGCCCGGCCCCCTTCCGCCCGTCACGTCTGAGGCCCGCCCAGGCCTCATGGGGAGGGGCTAGGCCCAGATGGCTGCAAGGACGGAGCTGCGGCAGCTGGACAAAGCAAGTCGTCTGCAGGTATTATCTGCATGGGCTGTGCAAGGAGGGGGAGAACTGCCGATACTCCCACGACCTCTCGGGCCGGCAGGTGGCCAGCGAAGGCCACGGTTTGTTGCCCCAGGCCTCTGCAGACAGCGGCCCCAGCACGGCTGCGCACATGGAGCCCCTGCCTCAGGAAGTGGCGGAAGCCCCCCCTGCTGCGTCCTCACGCTCCTTGCCTCTGATTGGCTCGGCTGCTGAAAGGGGTTTCTTTGAAGCTAAGACAGACAGTGCAGGCCTTGAAGCTGCCGGAGGAGCAGGTGCAGAAGGATGGGAGGGTGCCGTTGAGTTTGTTCCCGGGCAACCCTACCGGGGCCGCATGGCCCCTTCTGTCTCCGAGGCTCCTCTGCAGAGCTCGGTGACTGAGAGGGAGCAGATTGCCTTGGGCATGGGGAAGCAGCTTTGCCGCGATGCTATCATGGGGCAGTGCTTTCGTGGGCAGAATTGTATCTATCTCCACGGAGATATATGTGATATGTGTGGGCTGCAGGTCTTGCACCCTGTGGACGGTGCCCAGAGGGCAGACCATGTAAAAGCCTGCATTGAAGCACACGAGAAGAATATGGAGCTCTCGTTTGCTGTGCAGCGCAGTGCGGACAAAGTGTGTGGCATCTGCATGGAGGTTGTCTATGAGAAAGCCAACCTGAATGATTGCCGCTTTGGCATTCTCTCCAGCTGCAACCACACCTACTGTCTTAAGTGTATCCGCAGGTGGAGGAGTGCCAGACAGTTTGGGAGCAGGGTCGTCAAGTCCTGCCCGCAGTGCAGGGTCATCTCCACCTTTGTCATTCCCAGTGAATtctgggtggaggaggaggaagagaagcagaaaCTTATTCAGCAGTACTTGGAGGCAATGAGCCACAAGACCTGCAGGTATTTTGCTCGAGGCAGGGTCTGCCCATTTGGAGAGAACTGTTTTTACAGACATGCGTTCCCTGAGGGCCAGGGAGAGGAGCCTCAGAGGCAGGGTGCTGAGGCGTCCAGTACTTGCCGTGGTCAACGTTTCGAGCCTCTGCAGGTGGGAGAGGGCAGCATGCCCTTTAAAAGCAGTAAAAAAGAGCTTGTCATGCTTTGGCTGGCCAATCTGTTGTGTAAGTGTTTTCTTTTACTGGGAGCTAGTGAGCTCCCCTTCACAGAGGCCCGATGGGACTTGCGTCATTGTGAGCTGGAAGAATATTTCAATTTGAATCTGTGGCGTTATGCTGTGGCATGTTGTCTGGTGTGCTGA